Part of the Lates calcarifer isolate ASB-BC8 linkage group LG6, TLL_Latcal_v3, whole genome shotgun sequence genome, GAGAAAATGTTACAAAGATATCACAGTAACACTAAAAAAAGGATGCAGGTTGGCAGGTCTGAATACATGCTGTGCAGTGCACCATTAAAAATGGCTGGTCACCAGTTGATGAATCAAAACTCTAAACATGGTAGGGTTAACCTGttgatgtctgtgtgctgtAATGATGAACCAGTGTTAGCATGAGGGCACAGTCATCTATACCTGTGCTACATCATCTTGTCCTGGGTTGCTATGGTCACTGAACCAGCTGAAAAAGGTCTGGTAGACCCCACGTGACGACTTCCTGGGTTCGCTGTGGGCCGTCAGGTTTTGTCCGCGATGCCACAGAATGGGGTTGGAGAAAGACATTGGAGaccctgaaaacaaaagcattagAAACTGACCCAGAAATCAGTGGGCATGATGTTGATTTTATTCTCACAATACAATCAAAACCCATCTTCAGAAGTACTGTCAGAGCTCACACAGTCAGTTTGACAGATGAAAAACCTGATCACAGCTAACTGTAAACAACCCCTGCCCTGAAAACTAGAAACCCTGTACATTTGTAATGCAATGAAAAGGCTGTGTTACactaaatatatgaaatattatAATACTAATTCTTATCTTAGCTGTGTCAGATGTGTTAactcttctgtttgtttttgagatCATAGTTAGTGATGTTGTATGGAAATGCTAAAGTCTTCtcacaatattttcttttcctgtacAGCTGCATTGTCTGAAGACCGTGGGcgtgaagttaataactttgTTTTGTGGCCATCTATTCTTCACTCTCAGCATTCTTTAGTAGCTGTTCCACAAAATGTGttgttatttctctttttttttactcccaAAATACGACTGAATGTCCTCTGATTAGAATTTAATGAGATGGACTTGCTGTTTTCTTGttccaaatgaaaaacaaaatgtatatgGCAAATGATTATTGTGGTTTTGGTACAGAATTCAGATTATCCTTTGTATACACAACATGTGCCAACCTGCAAAGCCAACCTCTCATAACATTATGCATTCATCAAGAATGACAACTACATACATCTTGACTCAATCACCACCCTGCTTTTGTTTACCTCCCATCCCGAGGTGCAGTTCTTTCATGATGATGTTGTTCTGGAAATATGGGTTCCGTCTGAAGTGGAAGCGGATCCTGTAGCCCAGTTTATTGTTCTTGAAAGACTCAATCTGAGAAAGACATGAGGAAAAGTCTAAATTTTGCTGAGGCATATACAATAGCCAGACTCTGTAAGAACAAAGCACCAACACCTCCTACCTCAAGATCAGTCATGTAGCTAAGAGCATCTTCATCAGTCTCGTCAATGTGAGCTGAGAGATGGGGATGGTTCAACAGCTGGCACATCTGAGTTAAATAAAACTCAACATATGTTCATTTTACATATTCACAAAGCAGGAATGGAGACATAGGGAAACGTTTCACTTAAAGGATACAGCTGTCACCCAGAAGCCAGGGATTGTCTTTGTAATGGAGCTGCGCTGATCCAGATGTGGGCGCCGCTGACGACTAATCTTCAGCTCCAGCCGCTGGTGAAGCCGGGCACTTTTCTTCTCAAGGGCTTCCAGTCTCATCTGTACCTGCGCTAGGAGAGCCACTGACTGTCTCATCTCAGGGGCCATCTTAACTGACACAATGGCACACTCCCCATCATCATTGTCCTCATTGTCTGATGGAAAAGATGAGCTTGGCGTAGATGAAGACCCAGATATGGATTCATCACCTTCATCTGCTTCGGGCACATCATCTGCATCTTCTCTATCAGTACTGTGCACAGATGTGGagctgtctgctgcagctgcctgcGTTTTAGAGCCCGCTCTTGAGGACTGCTGGCCCCCACGCTGTTTGAATTTGCTCCCCTGTTTCATCTGTTTAGCCTTTTCAGATGAGCAAGGAGTCTCTTGACTGTCTTCCCCGTCTCCTCCAGTGAGACTGGCAAGTGCTTCAGCAGCTGCTATGGCTGCTGAGTCGGACTGGtccagaggagctgagggacGCTGCTCAGTTCCTGCTGTCTTCTGTGCAGCTTCCTTTGCGTCAGCAAATTCCTGTGCACCAGAGGACTGTGGTTTTTCGGTGTTGCTGGCATCGTGAGCGTCAGTGCTGGAGTTGTTGACAGGCAGTGTACTGGTGCCACCCGTGCTATTTGAACTCTGATCCGTTTGCACGGCAGCTGGTTCTTGCACGCTATCTTTTGACTGGCCCTCGCTTCCATTTGCTTCTTTACTCTCAGCTTCACTGTTTTTGCAACTTTCCGGAGTGACCCCCGCTTCATTTGATGCGTCACTTACTTTTGAGCACTTGCTGGGGATCGTGCTGCCTTCATCCTGGTCGGGTGATGGACACCGTTTCCTCGATGCAGAGTCAGCGGACTGTTTGCAGTCCGTCAGTTCACTcatgctagctagctagccaaATAGCTAACAAGCTAGGTAGCCCGCAAGCTCAAGTTAAACAAACGTAAATGCAAATGATTACTCAACTAAACTAGCTACTCAGATAACCGTTGTGATTTTGTTTCTTGGGTCGTAGTGTTACCTACATTCTCAGtgaaagcagagcaggaagCAGCTCTCCTATTTCTCCGCGGCCTTGCGAAACGTTAAAAATTAGCAGGCTACTGCTAACGGTAGTTAGCTCACGTTACCCAATTCGTGTGTCCTCGCAGTGATGGCTGCATCACATTTTCACGAATAATAGTCCAACAAGACAGAGACGGTCCACTTAGTCAAACCTTCCCGTGCTATACCACCTTTAGCGACAATCCGCgttgtttattttagtttatgttTGCATTATCCGTTAGCTTACTATTCGTGCACCGACGTGACAGGAAAACAATCTTCTGATTGGCTACGGCACGCCGCGCTAAAACCTCTCGACCAATCATTTACAAGGGTGTGTTTACACGGTAATCTTTCTGTAGCAGCGGTTTAACTGCGCAGCAGCAAGTGCAGCAGAAAATCACAACCTCAATAAATGTAAAGTATCTTTTACATGTTTACCCGATATCATCGAAACACACTGAAGGTTACGCCACTCCCACATCATTTTAAACTCTCTATCTGAGGGGTTACTCGTCGAGCAGGCGGTATTAAAATGCAAGAAATCTGTAATTAGTTACACATCAAGACCTCAGACGTCAAGCCAGATGTAAACAAGGACTTCGTGCGCGTATGAATGAGTTCAGTGGAGGCGGTGGGCGTAAACAGAGGCCCGTGTGCTGGTTTAGAGCATCAAATAGGAATGTTTTATTCCCAGAAAAGATCTGAGTGCATACAGCTATAAATAGCCtcccaataaaaaaaaaaagcgtgtGCAGCTTGTTTTCTCCTTCTCGGCCCTTTTTTACAACATGAAACGGCACGGTCTCTAACATGCAGTACATCATAAGTAGGCCTAAGTGAGGCAAGTGCTTCAGTGACTAATTTTGTAGCACTATTAAATACAATTGTGTCTTATTTCAGCACTAAGACAAAAATTGGTACATCTAAAAGAGCACACATccaaacagaagaaaagcaaTATGGTGTATGCAGTCCAATGCAGTGAGGAATGGACAGACTTAGACTACATACTGATAAAATTCAACAGCATTAAACAAATGCATGGCTCGATACAGGAGGGCCAACTCCTCAGGTCAAGATAACCCACCACCTGAAAGAAAAGGGACACCTCCTTCTTGGACAACAATATACATATTTTAGATGAGGAGGACAGGTGGTTTGAAAGAGGTATGAAGGAGAAACCCTCCATCAACAGTCTGCTACTAATCCCCAATCTACAGTGTAATCATGTCATCCCCTCTCAGGAGATTCAGCAACTGTTCACACTTGGCTTCAGGCGACTCTAACGACAACAGCCTGGAGCACTAACGAACCAAGGGAGATCATGACCTTGATAACGACCCCACAGGGTGAAATACTCCTCACCATGTCAGCCAGAACTGAAGAATCCTTTTGGATGAGAGCTGAAACGTCTTATGCATGAAAAACACCtctggttaaagaaaaaaaagccttatATAATTTATCTTTGTTTCATGTCAAGATTACTTATATTGTTGTTGGAGCTCAGATAAattaacaaacacatacagaggtAGATGGGCTATAGGTAaaactggtttgtttgttttttgtttttgtttttttttttttttttgttgttttttttgcctgtgCATAATTTAGGTTTAATATACAAT contains:
- the tspy gene encoding testis specific protein Y-linked isoform X2, which encodes MSELTDCKQSADSASRKRCPSPDQDEGSTIPSKCSKVSDASNEAGVTPESCKNSEAESKEANGSEGQSKDSVQEPAAVQTDQSSNSTGGTSTLPVNNSSTDAHDASNTEKPQSSGAQEFADAKEAAQKTAGTEQRPSAPLDQSDSAAIAAAEALASLTGGDGEDSQETPCSSEKAKQMKQGSKFKQRGGQQSSRAGSKTQAAAADSSTSVHSTDREDADDVPEADEGDESISGSSSTPSSSFPSDNEDNDDGECAIVSVKMAPEMRQSVALLAQVQMRLEALEKKSARLHQRLELKISRQRRPHLDQRSSITKTIPGFWVTALLNHPHLSAHIDETDEDALSYMTDLEIESFKNNKLGYRIRFHFRRNPYFQNNIIMKELHLGMGGSPMSFSNPILWHRGQNLTAHSEPRKSSRGVYQTFFSWFSDHSNPGQDDVAQILKDDLYRDPLRYYLTPLWEPRENGSGTAARAADNGNGDDCVVISDSDDEPGEETAEAEQGHSREEEEEEDEEEEEEEEEEEEEEEEDRGPSADESPEEEDDGGEIVIDGSDDSDQEEEEA
- the tspy gene encoding testis specific protein Y-linked isoform X1 gives rise to the protein MSELTDCKQSADSASRKRCPSPDQDEGSTIPSKCSKVSDASNEAGVTPESCKNSEAESKEANGSEGQSKDSVQEPAAVQTDQSSNSTGGTSTLPVNNSSTDAHDASNTEKPQSSGAQEFADAKEAAQKTAGTEQRPSAPLDQSDSAAIAAAEALASLTGGDGEDSQETPCSSEKAKQMKQGSKFKQRGGQQSSRAGSKTQAAAADSSTSVHSTDREDADDVPEADEGDESISGSSSTPSSSFPSDNEDNDDGECAIVSVKMAPEMRQSVALLAQVQMRLEALEKKSARLHQRLELKISRQRRPHLDQRSSITKTIPGFWVTALLNHPHLSAHIDETDEDALSYMTDLEIESFKNNKLGYRIRFHFRRNPYFQNNIIMKELHLGMGGSPMSFSNPILWHRGQNLTAHSEPRKSSRGVYQTFFSWFSDHSNPGQDDVAQILKDDLYRDPLRYYLTPLWEPRENGSSGTAARAADNGNGDDCVVISDSDDEPGEETAEAEQGHSREEEEEEDEEEEEEEEEEEEEEEEDRGPSADESPEEEDDGGEIVIDGSDDSDQEEEEA